A single region of the Oryzias latipes chromosome 21, ASM223467v1 genome encodes:
- the egfl6 gene encoding epidermal growth factor-like protein 6 isoform X2 — MQPFTLIGVLFLLLHISSSSNAHRHYRQVLTGIQPGVCRYGRRLECCYGWKKNTKGLCEAHCEHGCKHGECVGPNKCKCFPGYTGKTCNQDSNECGLKPRPCEHRCMNTYGSYKCYCLNGYTLMPDGSCSNSRTCSLAHCQYGCEEVEGEIRCLCPSAGLQLGQDERTCVDIDECITGKNLCPYNRQCVNTFGSYYCKCQDGYDLKYMNGKYDCLDLDECVSSTHKCSRHAVCLNTHGSYKCRCNSGFRGNGFECSAIPDSQVRPVILGGELSKEDIKNAIPEPAATASPKIPQQPFDYDGEVYVGNHMDKKAEELPQEEEEEEDEEEEVEDNKLNSRGDVFISQEFESVFGPAKDIKEIQVGQTQDEYFLDCNFDQGGCEWVQDKTDDMDWTVAYHSNGGYFMALSGLVGEKEDVARLKLLLSDRTQQASFCLMFDYRILGQNVGTLKVLLENNAYPVWEQGQSKEEGWQTELLSVAWTEKAPQSIVFEARRGKGVGGEIGLDNVALTSGLCQEDASPIF; from the exons ATGCAGCCATTCACTTTGATCGGTGTGCTTTTTCTCCTGCTCCACATTTCAAGCAGCTCAAACGCTCACAG ACACTACCGACAAGTCCTCACTGGAATCCAACCCGGAGTGTGTCGATACGGCAGGAGGCTGGAGTGTTGCTATGGCTGGAAGAAGAACACCAAAGGGCTGTGTGAGG CTCATTGTGAGCACGGCTGCAAGCACGGCGAGTGTGTTGGCCCAAACAAATGCAAGTGTTTCCCTGGATACACAGGAAAGACGTGTAATCAAG attcAAACGAGTGTGGTCTGAAACCTCGGCCTTGCGAGCATCGCTGCATGAACACTTACGGTAGTTACAAGTGCTACTGTCTCAATGGTTACACCTTGATGCCGGACGGCTCTTGCTCCA ATTCCAGGACATGCTCTCTTGCTCACTGTCAGTACGGCTGCGAGGAAGTAGAAGGGGAGATCCGCTGCCTCTGTCCGTCTGCAGGCCTGCAACTGGGACAAGATGAGAGGACATGTGTGG ATATTGATGAATGCATAACTGGGAAGAACCTTTGTCCCTACAACAGACAATGTGTCAACACCTTTGGAAGCTACTATTGCAAGTGCCAGGATGGCTATGATTTGAAATACATGAATGGCAAATATGACTGTCTAG ATCTAGATGAGTGTGTGTCCAGTACCCACAAGTGCAGCCGCCACGCCGTTTGTCTGAACACTCATGGTTCCTACAAGTGCAGGTGCAACTCTGGCTTCCGAGGGAACGGCTTTGAATGCTCCG CCATTCCAGACTCCCAAGTGAGGCCGGTGATTCTGGGAGGTGAGCTGAGCAAAGAGGACATCAAAAACGCCATACCTGAACCGGCTGCGACAGCCTCTCCAAAGATCCCACAGCAGCCTTTTGACTATGATGGAGAGGTCTACGTTGGCAACCACATGGATAAAAAGGCAGAAGAATTACctcaagaggaagaggaggaggaggatgaagaagaagaggtgGAAGACAACAAGCTCAATTCAAGGGGAGATGTTTTCA TTTCACAGGAGTTTGAGTCTGTGTTTGGCCCAGCCAAGGACATCAAGGAAATCCAAGTTGGACAAACTCAGGATG AGTATTTCTTAGACTGCAACTTCGATCAGGGAGGATGTGAATGGGTCCAAGACAAGACAGATGACATGGATTGGACTGTGGCGTACCATAGTAATG GTGGGTACTTCATGGCTTTGAGTGGGCTTGTTGGGGAAAAAGAGGATGTGGCCAGGTTAAAGCTGCTTCTCAGTGACCGGACCCAGCAGGCCAGCTTCTGCCTCATGTTTGACTACCGCATACTGGGCCAAAATGTGGGAACATTAAAGGTGCTGCTGGAGAACAACGCTTATCCGGTTTGGGAGCAGGGTCAAAGCAAAGAAGAAGGTTGGCAGACAGAGCTCCTGTCTGTGGCCTGGACAGAAAAGGCTCCACAGTCT ATCGTCTTTGAAGCGCGGCGTGGAAAAGGTGTTGGAGGTGAAATAGGGCTGGATAATGTTGCGCTGACCTCAGGGCTCTGTCAAGAGGATGCCAGTCCAATCTTCTGA
- the egfl6 gene encoding epidermal growth factor-like protein 6 isoform X1, whose translation MQPFTLIGVLFLLLHISSSSNAHRHYRQVLTGIQPGVCRYGRRLECCYGWKKNTKGLCEAHCEHGCKHGECVGPNKCKCFPGYTGKTCNQDSNECGLKPRPCEHRCMNTYGSYKCYCLNGYTLMPDGSCSNSRTCSLAHCQYGCEEVEGEIRCLCPSAGLQLGQDERTCVDIDECITGKNLCPYNRQCVNTFGSYYCKCQDGYDLKYMNGKYDCLDLDECVSSTHKCSRHAVCLNTHGSYKCRCNSGFRGNGFECSAKPFYQRPWDGDKGSADYSLNAIPDSQVRPVILGGELSKEDIKNAIPEPAATASPKIPQQPFDYDGEVYVGNHMDKKAEELPQEEEEEEDEEEEVEDNKLNSRGDVFISQEFESVFGPAKDIKEIQVGQTQDEYFLDCNFDQGGCEWVQDKTDDMDWTVAYHSNGGYFMALSGLVGEKEDVARLKLLLSDRTQQASFCLMFDYRILGQNVGTLKVLLENNAYPVWEQGQSKEEGWQTELLSVAWTEKAPQSIVFEARRGKGVGGEIGLDNVALTSGLCQEDASPIF comes from the exons ATGCAGCCATTCACTTTGATCGGTGTGCTTTTTCTCCTGCTCCACATTTCAAGCAGCTCAAACGCTCACAG ACACTACCGACAAGTCCTCACTGGAATCCAACCCGGAGTGTGTCGATACGGCAGGAGGCTGGAGTGTTGCTATGGCTGGAAGAAGAACACCAAAGGGCTGTGTGAGG CTCATTGTGAGCACGGCTGCAAGCACGGCGAGTGTGTTGGCCCAAACAAATGCAAGTGTTTCCCTGGATACACAGGAAAGACGTGTAATCAAG attcAAACGAGTGTGGTCTGAAACCTCGGCCTTGCGAGCATCGCTGCATGAACACTTACGGTAGTTACAAGTGCTACTGTCTCAATGGTTACACCTTGATGCCGGACGGCTCTTGCTCCA ATTCCAGGACATGCTCTCTTGCTCACTGTCAGTACGGCTGCGAGGAAGTAGAAGGGGAGATCCGCTGCCTCTGTCCGTCTGCAGGCCTGCAACTGGGACAAGATGAGAGGACATGTGTGG ATATTGATGAATGCATAACTGGGAAGAACCTTTGTCCCTACAACAGACAATGTGTCAACACCTTTGGAAGCTACTATTGCAAGTGCCAGGATGGCTATGATTTGAAATACATGAATGGCAAATATGACTGTCTAG ATCTAGATGAGTGTGTGTCCAGTACCCACAAGTGCAGCCGCCACGCCGTTTGTCTGAACACTCATGGTTCCTACAAGTGCAGGTGCAACTCTGGCTTCCGAGGGAACGGCTTTGAATGCTCCG ctAAGCCATTTTATCAGAGACCGTGGGATGGAGACAAAGGCAGTGCAGATTATTCCCTCAATG CCATTCCAGACTCCCAAGTGAGGCCGGTGATTCTGGGAGGTGAGCTGAGCAAAGAGGACATCAAAAACGCCATACCTGAACCGGCTGCGACAGCCTCTCCAAAGATCCCACAGCAGCCTTTTGACTATGATGGAGAGGTCTACGTTGGCAACCACATGGATAAAAAGGCAGAAGAATTACctcaagaggaagaggaggaggaggatgaagaagaagaggtgGAAGACAACAAGCTCAATTCAAGGGGAGATGTTTTCA TTTCACAGGAGTTTGAGTCTGTGTTTGGCCCAGCCAAGGACATCAAGGAAATCCAAGTTGGACAAACTCAGGATG AGTATTTCTTAGACTGCAACTTCGATCAGGGAGGATGTGAATGGGTCCAAGACAAGACAGATGACATGGATTGGACTGTGGCGTACCATAGTAATG GTGGGTACTTCATGGCTTTGAGTGGGCTTGTTGGGGAAAAAGAGGATGTGGCCAGGTTAAAGCTGCTTCTCAGTGACCGGACCCAGCAGGCCAGCTTCTGCCTCATGTTTGACTACCGCATACTGGGCCAAAATGTGGGAACATTAAAGGTGCTGCTGGAGAACAACGCTTATCCGGTTTGGGAGCAGGGTCAAAGCAAAGAAGAAGGTTGGCAGACAGAGCTCCTGTCTGTGGCCTGGACAGAAAAGGCTCCACAGTCT ATCGTCTTTGAAGCGCGGCGTGGAAAAGGTGTTGGAGGTGAAATAGGGCTGGATAATGTTGCGCTGACCTCAGGGCTCTGTCAAGAGGATGCCAGTCCAATCTTCTGA